The Chthoniobacterales bacterium genome includes a window with the following:
- the thiC gene encoding phosphomethylpyrimidine synthase ThiC, whose protein sequence is MPSEETGQAERPPYNSKKVYFPGSLHPDIRVPFREISLAPTKTISGEIEVNEPVRVYDTSGPWGDEAVALNVEQGLPPLRENWIRARGDVEEIDGRAVMPIDDGYLSAKHAAIAAERPTSNAKRPTSNSNGSNGSSSFVIRHSSFSARRPLRAKSGAVTQLAYARRGIITPEMEFIAIRENGRLSTPNYPFDSRSGPEPVERQLSTERNSLAHQHIGHSFGASVPSEITAEFVRSEVARGRAIIPANINHPESEPMIIGRNFLVKINANIGNSAVASSIEEEVEKMRWATKWGADTVMDLSTGKNIHATREWIIRNSPVPIGTVPIYQALEKVGGRAEELTWEIYRDTLIEQAEQGVDYFTVHAGVLLRYIPMTARRATGIVSRGGSIMAKWCLAHHQESFLYTYWDEICEIMAAYDVSFSIGDGLRPGSIADANDEAQFAELYTQGELTQRAWKQHVQVMNEGPGHVPMHMIKENMEKQLEWCAEAPFYTLGPLTTDIAPGYDHITSAIGAAMIGWYGCAMLCYVTPKEHLGLPNKKDVKDGVIAYKIAAHAADLAKSHPGAQYRDNAISKARFEFRWEDQFNLSLDPETAREFHDETLPQEGAKTAHFCSMCGPHFCSMKITEDVRRYAAEQSLTEDDAIKRGFEEKSAEFAKTGEVYQKV, encoded by the coding sequence TTGCCGTCCGAAGAAACGGGGCAGGCGGAGCGCCCGCCCTACAATTCGAAAAAAGTCTACTTCCCCGGCTCGCTCCATCCCGACATTCGCGTTCCGTTCCGCGAAATCTCCCTCGCCCCGACCAAGACCATCTCCGGCGAAATCGAAGTCAACGAACCCGTCCGCGTTTACGATACCAGCGGCCCCTGGGGCGACGAAGCCGTTGCGCTTAATGTCGAGCAAGGTCTGCCACCGTTGCGCGAAAACTGGATCCGCGCCCGCGGCGATGTGGAAGAGATCGACGGCCGGGCCGTAATGCCCATCGACGACGGATACCTTTCCGCGAAGCACGCCGCTATCGCCGCGGAACGTCCAACGTCCAACGCCAAACGTCCAACGTCCAACTCAAACGGGAGCAACGGCAGTTCGTCATTCGTCATTCGTCATTCGTCATTCAGTGCGCGCCGGCCGCTTCGCGCCAAATCCGGCGCCGTTACTCAACTCGCTTACGCTCGCCGCGGGATCATCACTCCTGAGATGGAGTTCATCGCCATCCGCGAAAACGGCCGGCTCTCAACTCCCAACTATCCCTTCGACTCCCGCTCAGGGCCTGAGCCTGTCGAACGGCAACTCTCGACTGAGCGAAATTCCCTCGCGCACCAGCACATCGGCCACTCCTTCGGCGCGAGCGTTCCCAGCGAGATCACCGCAGAATTTGTCCGCTCCGAAGTCGCGCGAGGGCGCGCCATCATCCCTGCCAACATCAACCACCCCGAATCCGAGCCGATGATCATCGGCCGCAATTTCCTGGTAAAGATCAACGCCAACATCGGCAACAGCGCCGTCGCTTCCTCGATCGAGGAAGAAGTCGAGAAAATGCGCTGGGCCACCAAATGGGGCGCCGACACCGTGATGGACCTCTCCACCGGCAAAAACATCCACGCCACCCGCGAATGGATCATTCGCAATTCGCCCGTGCCCATCGGCACCGTGCCGATTTATCAGGCGCTCGAAAAAGTCGGCGGCCGCGCCGAGGAACTGACCTGGGAAATTTATCGCGACACCCTGATCGAACAGGCGGAGCAGGGGGTTGATTACTTCACCGTCCACGCCGGCGTCCTTCTCCGCTACATCCCGATGACCGCGCGCCGCGCCACCGGCATCGTCTCTCGTGGCGGCTCCATCATGGCCAAATGGTGCCTCGCCCATCACCAGGAAAGTTTTCTCTACACCTATTGGGACGAAATCTGCGAGATCATGGCCGCCTACGACGTCAGCTTTTCCATCGGCGATGGTCTCCGGCCCGGCTCCATTGCCGACGCGAACGACGAAGCGCAGTTCGCCGAGCTCTACACCCAGGGCGAGCTGACCCAGCGCGCCTGGAAACAGCACGTGCAGGTGATGAACGAAGGTCCCGGCCACGTCCCCATGCACATGATCAAGGAGAACATGGAGAAACAACTCGAATGGTGCGCCGAAGCGCCCTTCTACACTCTCGGCCCGCTCACCACCGACATCGCGCCCGGCTACGACCACATCACCAGCGCCATCGGCGCCGCCATGATCGGCTGGTACGGTTGCGCCATGCTTTGCTACGTCACCCCGAAGGAACACCTCGGGTTGCCGAACAAGAAAGACGTCAAAGACGGCGTGATCGCCTACAAGATCGCCGCCCACGCCGCCGATCTCGCCAAAAGCCATCCCGGCGCCCAGTACCGCGACAATGCAATCTCGAAGGCCCGCTTCGAGTTCAGGTGGGAAGATCAGTTCAACCTGAGCCTCGATCCTGAAACGGCCAGAGAGTTTCATGATGAAACTCTCCCCCAAGAGGGAGCGAAAACGGCTCATTTTTGCAGCATGTGTGGACCTCATTTTTGTTCAATGAAAATTACCGAAGATGTTCGCCGGTACGCAGCCGAGCAAAGTTTAACGGAGGACGACGCAATTAAGCGTGGTTTCGAAGAGAAATCGGCGGAGTTCGCGAAGACCGGCGAAGTTTATCAAAAAGTGTGA